The genomic window AACTTTACATTTAGCGACATTTTTCTTAATAAATAACCCGCAAAAGTTTGTTTTAAAACGAAAAGTTTACACTGCAATTTTACATCCCTATACACTTTATCCATTTTCGATTTAAAACTAATTTGATAAGAGTGCGCAAGCCATCAAACTTTTCACTAAGCGAAAAATAATCTTCGATGGATATTGATCCGAAATCCCTTTCCATCCTCAAAAAAAATGTGATAACATTTATGAACCTTTTCGTTTAAATTATTAATGTCTGTTATAGAATTATTCTACTCATCGATTGGGACAGATTAATAAAGACGATAAGATGCTGGATTTGAAAAATAAATTGCTTTTACGCTTAAATTCACTAACCACCGATAAAACTTCCAACCCTAGTCAATTTTATCTGATCTTCGAAAAGTGGTGCCTTGATCATGTATAGATACTAGTGATAAGTTAATAGTGTAATGGTTATTAATTTGCCGCTGATCACAGAGATTAACACGGCGTAAATTACTAATCAGCGATTTCTGCGAAATTTGCGAGGGATTACAAGCATCCTTTCATGCTGAACATAACACAAGTACAAAAAGTCATATCTATTATTAGATGCCTATTAATAAGAAGTTTACATAAAAACGTATAATCGAAATCGTGACGATTACAATTTCTGCATTATTTAAAGTTAACCACTATTTAAGGGTATATTGAGTTGAATTAAATTTCGAGATTAAAAATGAAAAGAATTCTGATCATTGAAAATAATGTCAACTTGTTATCGAGTTATAAAGAAATACTAAAAAAAGCCGGGTTCAAAGTGATTGGTGCGCTTTATGGCGATACTGGAATAAATGAGGCTATAACGAAATTACCTGACTTAATTTTATGCAATACTTTATTACCATACGTTGATGGATTCGGTGTATTAGCTGTCCTTTCTAAAAATCCGGCAACTGCCCACATCCCTTTCGTTTTCGTTAGTCCCACATCTAAATTACCAAACCTTCGAAAAGGAATGGACATGGGGGCAGATGATTTTATAATGCAGCCTTTTCGGGACAATCAATTAATTAGAGCGGTAGAGGCAAGATTTAATAAATCAAAATTGCGTGTACATACTAACGAGACATTGGTCGATTCGCCTGATAATACATTTCTCAGTGAAAAAGGTATAGAGCAACTGCAGGAAACTATTTTACAAAGCAATTTTAGGCGAATTAAAAAAAAGCAGATATTGTATTACGAAGGTGATTACAGCCAGGGTATTTATTTTTTGAAAGAAGGTTGCATCAAAACCTTTAAGATAAATAGCGACGGCCGACAGTTGATCACGAACATATATAACAGCAACAGTTTTATTGGATTGGATTATTTAATGACAGATGGCCCACTTTGCGAAAATGCCGAGGCTATTGAATCCTCTTCTGTCTATTTAATAACAAAAAAAACAATGTTAGAGCTATTAAAAGTAGATATCAAACTTAATCATTACATTATTAGTTGGTTATCTAATGATTTAGCACATACAAAAGGTAGGTTAGTTGAATTAGCGTACGAATCGGTGAGAAAAAGATTATCAAAAGTAATTATCCAATTAAATAAAAATTCTTTTCCAATTAACAAAGTAGAAATTTCAAGAGATGAGCTTGCGGGACTAGCGGGAGTTGCTTCTGAAACTGTAAGCAGAATATTAACTGATTTTAAGCAACTTGGATTGATAGAAAGAAACGGAAATTTCATCTACATTACTAACCACGAAGGATTAAGTAAAAGTTCAAATATTCTATTCATGCTGCCGTTTTTAAAAATATTTAGTGAATTTGTAAATCATATTTTACGCTAATGGTCAACAATTTCCGTGATAAATATCATTGCGTGCCCCGCTGAAACTAGGTAGCTTCACTCCATAATTATGGGAAATATACTTTTCGCTACAGATTTATCGACAAGTTCAATCTCAGCGATGAACTTCGCCTATAACCTATCACAAGTCAATGAATGTAAACTGATTGTTATTCATGTCTATCAAGTTATGAAACCCAAAAATTGGCGTTTGCATAGGTTTGAAGATTATGAAAAAACCAGAAGGGAATTCTTACTGAACAAGCTTAATAAATTTTTATCAAAAGGACTTAAAACGGACCATACCCTATTGAATATCGAAATTCATCTCAAAGCAGAAAGTAATATTGTTAATTCAATTATAAATAGCGCTTCCCAATTTCAATGTGATTTTATATGCATAAATACGAGAGGAAAATCTAACGCAATAATCGGTACTACGGCCAGCAAACTTATCGTTGCTTCACCTATACCCGTTATCAGCATACCGAGTACACGTTCTTTGAAAAAGTTAACCGATGTCTGTTACGCTAGTAACATGGTAAACTATCAAAAAGAAATTAAAAAAGTTATTGCTTTTGCTGAACCATTGGATGCAACAGTAAATATGTTACATATTCTTGATCCTAAAGAAAACTTACCAAAATTTACTTCGGTAGAAACGAGACTTCTAAAAAAAACCGGGAAGAAAATCAAGGTTAAATATGTTAAGCGAAATCCTAAACATAAACTATGTGAAGATATTAACGCTGCTGTAAAAAAAATAAAACCAGGCTTAATTGTTTTTTTTATTCACCGTTCACAACCCTACTGGAACGCCATGTTTCACCCATCTAACATCAAGCCATTTTCCTTTTACGCAAAAATCCCAATCTTAAGCTTTAAAAAGTAAGTATTTATTGCATCCTAAAGCTAAATATTGTAACTCTAAAATAAAACCCTTTTAAATGGTTCTATATTTAATCTCTAATTGCTCAAACACAGTCGATAGAAAACAGAGGTCTTGTATACAAAAAGCTAGCGATAGCTGCGAACTAAAAACCAAAGAGAGGCATTAGCCTCTCTTTGGTTTTTACACTGTGAGATGTTAAACCTTTGTTCTATTTTCTGTACTTCTTTTCAACTGTACATTAATGCGGTTCAAAACATCATAAATATCAAATGGTTTGCTGATATAATCATCAGCAAATGCATCAATAGCTTTCTGTTCGCTATTATTCTGTGCAGACATTACGATAATTGGAATGTGTTTGGTAAAAATATCAGTTTTTAAATCCTCGCAAATTTCTGCGCCATTTCCATCGGGCAACATTACATCAAGTAAAAAAAGATCAGGCATTGCATCCTGGATATTTTTCTTTAACTCAGCAAATGATGATGAAAGCTGCAATTCGAAACCCTCATCTTTTAATAGAATTTCAATAACGTTTCTGATCTCCTGATCATCCTCTAAAATGTGTATTCGTTTTCTTTCCATGTTCAAATTATAATGTTTGGATTATACCGTTTGCGTGGAATGCGCTATACGATAGTAACAGTAACACCTAAACTCTCTAAATGTTTAACAATTTGTTCAGAAATTCCTTTATCGGTAATAATATGATCAATTTCTTCTAATCCACATATTTTTCCGAAACCTCTTTTCCCAAATTTGGTAGAATCGGCAAGTACAATCGTTTTTTGTGATGCACCGATCATTTTGCGGTTTAAATGTGCTTCCATTGCGTTCGTAGTGGTTAATCCAAAATCAAGATCAATCCCATCAACACCTAAAAATAGTTTATTAAAATAAAAATCCTGCAAAACCTGTTCTGCATAAGCACCCATTACCGATGAAGAACTTTTCCTAAGCAATCCGCCTAATTGTATTACTTCAATACTAGGTTCGCGCATTAATTCGAGCGCTACATTTAATGCAGAAGTTACAACGGTTAAATTTGTTGCTGGTGCAATATTCTTAGCAAAATAAAGCACTGTAGTACCTGATGCAATAACTATAGAATCATTGTCATTTAGCAATGCAGCAGCGGCAATACCAATTTTGTTCTTTTCTGTAGATTGTATTTTTTCTTTCTCGTTAACCGGACGGTCAACCGTATATGGATTGTTTACTGTAGCCCCACCATGGGTCCTAAACAACAGGCTTTTATCTTCAAGTAGTTTTAAGTCCTTTCTTATTGTTACAGACGAAACTTTCAACTCCTTACATAAATCGACTACATTTATGTATTGATCACGTTGCAGGCGACTTAATATAAACTGGTGCCTCTCAGCCAAATTCATCATAGTATATTTAATTAGCGTGCTGCAAATTAGCAATAAAAACATTCTTTAAAATATTTTGAACAAATATTTAATAAATTTTTAACACACATATTATATTATTTCGATTATGATTTCTTATAATTGCGTATTGTTTCGTTTTATTATTTTTATAAATCTAAATGGAAAGATTACACCCGCATCATCTCACAGAAAACATAAATTGGGACTTCATTATTATTGGCGGAGGTGCCACAGGTTTGGGTACTGCATTGGATGCTGCGAGCCGGGGCTTTAAAACTTTATTGGTAGAACAGTCTGATTTTGCAAAAGGAACGTCCAGCCGGAGTACTAAACTGGTGCACGGTGGCGTTCGCTACCTTGCACAGGGCGATATCGGTTTAGTGAAACATGCCTTAAAAGAACGTGGTCTATTACAACAAAACGCAAAGCATCTGGTAAATAAGGAAGAATTTCTGATCCCCTGTTACGATTGGTTCTCTGTTATAAAATATTTAACCGGACTTACGCTTTACGATTGGCTGGCAGGCAAATACAGCTTCGGTAAATCTAAGTTTTTCACTAAAAAAGAAACCCTAGCTATGATGCCTGGCATTAAAGAAAAGGGATTAAAAGGAAGTATCAGGTATTACGATGGAAAGTTTGATGACGCCCGTTTAGCGATAAACATTGCACAAACCGCTATTGAAAACGGCGCCTCACTATTGAACTATATAAAAGTAACCGGCTTGTTAAAAAGTGGCGACGTAGTTACAGGCATCGAAACAGAAGACACTATAACTGGCATAACAGCTAAATATACTGGCAAAATAGTAATTAATGCAACAGGCGTGTTTGTGGATGACATCCTGCAAATGAATAACCCGAATTCAAAAAAAATGGTACGCCCTAGCCAAGGTGTACATGTGGTGCTAGACAAAAGTTTTTTAAATAGTGAATCGGCTTTAATGATACCAAAAACTTCGGATGGACGTGTTCTATTTGCCGTTCCATGGCACGAACATTTACTGGTGGGTACAACAGACACTCCTTTAAACGAACATAGTTTAGAACCCAGGGCAATAAAAGAAGAGGTAGATTTTATTATGAGTACAGCGGCGAGTTATTTTAACCGCAAGCCCATGGAAAAAGATATCTTAAGTGTATTCTCAGGTTTGCGCCCATTGGCCGCTCCAACCAACGGAGATGGAAATAGTACAAAAGAAATTAGCAGAGACCATAAACTTATTGTTTCTGCAAAGGGATTAATTACCATTACTGGTGGTAAATGGACTACCTATCGCCGAATGGCAGAAGAAACGGTTGATTTAGCTATTACTCATGCTGGTTTAGAATCGAAAGCATGCGTAACCCAAAATTTAAGCATACATGGTAGTTTAACCACTACAACAGATAGTCATTTGGCTATCTATGGATCGGATCGCAGTAAAATTGAAGCTCTAATTGCACAAGATCCAAACCTTGGCAATAAATTACATTCTGCATTCCCTTATACAGAAGCTGAGGTAATTTGGTCTGCACGAAACGAAATGGCCGAAACAGTAGAAGATATTTTAAGCAG from Flavobacterium sp. W4I14 includes these protein-coding regions:
- a CDS encoding glycerol-3-phosphate dehydrogenase (product_source=KO:K00111; cath_funfam=3.50.50.60; cog=COG0578; ko=KO:K00111; pfam=PF01266,PF16901; superfamily=51905), with translation MERLHPHHLTENINWDFIIIGGGATGLGTALDAASRGFKTLLVEQSDFAKGTSSRSTKLVHGGVRYLAQGDIGLVKHALKERGLLQQNAKHLVNKEEFLIPCYDWFSVIKYLTGLTLYDWLAGKYSFGKSKFFTKKETLAMMPGIKEKGLKGSIRYYDGKFDDARLAINIAQTAIENGASLLNYIKVTGLLKSGDVVTGIETEDTITGITAKYTGKIVINATGVFVDDILQMNNPNSKKMVRPSQGVHVVLDKSFLNSESALMIPKTSDGRVLFAVPWHEHLLVGTTDTPLNEHSLEPRAIKEEVDFIMSTAASYFNRKPMEKDILSVFSGLRPLAAPTNGDGNSTKEISRDHKLIVSAKGLITITGGKWTTYRRMAEETVDLAITHAGLESKACVTQNLSIHGSLTTTTDSHLAIYGSDRSKIEALIAQDPNLGNKLHSAFPYTEAEVIWSARNEMAETVEDILSRRLRILFINAQAAKDMAPRVASLLAKELSADKNWETNQIETFNKLADGYIYHSTPKITKSALAN
- a CDS encoding two-component system phosphate regulon response regulator PhoB (product_source=KO:K07657; cath_funfam=3.40.50.2300; cog=COG0745; ko=KO:K07657; pfam=PF00072; smart=SM00448; superfamily=52172), which encodes MERKRIHILEDDQEIRNVIEILLKDEGFELQLSSSFAELKKNIQDAMPDLFLLDVMLPDGNGAEICEDLKTDIFTKHIPIIVMSAQNNSEQKAIDAFADDYISKPFDIYDVLNRINVQLKRSTENRTKV
- a CDS encoding DeoR family transcriptional regulator of aga operon (product_source=KO:K02081; cath_funfam=1.10.10.10,3.40.50.1360; cog=COG1349; ko=KO:K02081; pfam=PF00455,PF08220; smart=SM00420,SM01134; superfamily=100950,46785), with product MFLLLICSTLIKYTMMNLAERHQFILSRLQRDQYINVVDLCKELKVSSVTIRKDLKLLEDKSLLFRTHGGATVNNPYTVDRPVNEKEKIQSTEKNKIGIAAAALLNDNDSIVIASGTTVLYFAKNIAPATNLTVVTSALNVALELMREPSIEVIQLGGLLRKSSSSVMGAYAEQVLQDFYFNKLFLGVDGIDLDFGLTTTNAMEAHLNRKMIGASQKTIVLADSTKFGKRGFGKICGLEEIDHIITDKGISEQIVKHLESLGVTVTIV
- a CDS encoding nucleotide-binding universal stress UspA family protein (product_source=COG0589; cath_funfam=3.40.50.620; cog=COG0589; pfam=PF00582; superfamily=52402), with product MGNILFATDLSTSSISAMNFAYNLSQVNECKLIVIHVYQVMKPKNWRLHRFEDYEKTRREFLLNKLNKFLSKGLKTDHTLLNIEIHLKAESNIVNSIINSASQFQCDFICINTRGKSNAIIGTTASKLIVASPIPVISIPSTRSLKKLTDVCYASNMVNYQKEIKKVIAFAEPLDATVNMLHILDPKENLPKFTSVETRLLKKTGKKIKVKYVKRNPKHKLCEDINAAVKKIKPGLIVFFIHRSQPYWNAMFHPSNIKPFSFYAKIPILSFKK
- a CDS encoding CRP-like cAMP-binding protein/AmiR/NasT family two-component response regulator (product_source=COG0664/COG3707; cath_funfam=1.10.10.10,2.60.120.10,3.40.50.2300; cog=COG0664,COG3707; pfam=PF00027,PF00072,PF13545; smart=SM00100,SM00419,SM00448; superfamily=46785,51206,52172); the encoded protein is MKRILIIENNVNLLSSYKEILKKAGFKVIGALYGDTGINEAITKLPDLILCNTLLPYVDGFGVLAVLSKNPATAHIPFVFVSPTSKLPNLRKGMDMGADDFIMQPFRDNQLIRAVEARFNKSKLRVHTNETLVDSPDNTFLSEKGIEQLQETILQSNFRRIKKKQILYYEGDYSQGIYFLKEGCIKTFKINSDGRQLITNIYNSNSFIGLDYLMTDGPLCENAEAIESSSVYLITKKTMLELLKVDIKLNHYIISWLSNDLAHTKGRLVELAYESVRKRLSKVIIQLNKNSFPINKVEISRDELAGLAGVASETVSRILTDFKQLGLIERNGNFIYITNHEGLSKSSNILFMLPFLKIFSEFVNHILR
- a CDS encoding hypothetical protein (product_source=Hypo-rule applied); protein product: MDKVYRDVKLQCKLFVLKQTFAGYLLRKMSLNVKLYVTYTF